Genomic segment of Molothrus aeneus isolate 106 chromosome 3, BPBGC_Maene_1.0, whole genome shotgun sequence:
GTTTTGTCAGGCATGGAGTGAGTTTGCCCCAtcctctgtcctgcagcaaCAACTTCCCACAAGACACATGGAGATGTTGGGGTACCTGAGGAACATCAAGCCCACTTCAGAAGGTACAGGGAAGAAGCACAGTGACACCCAGGACCCCATCCTGTTACTCTCACATGCAAAGTTCTCCTGCTGCAAGTCCCTGGAGCACTGGAGGGGAGAGTTTGAAGGACCTGGCCCAAAAAAGGGCAATGTTGGATCATATCCTCCTGCCAGTTTACACAAGACCATGGAAGCTGTGCCAATTTTACTGACATTGGATCAGCCTTGGAATTTAACAAAAGCCTCCATGTTTATCCAAGTGTTGGGAAAGGCTGTAGGAGCTACTTCCTGTGCCCTTTCAATCCCCGGCTCCAGAACTGCCACGGGAACCACCCAGCAGTCGCCACAGTATGTCAGCTctggaaaacaaacccaaacacagGAACTAAAGGCAAAACCACCGTGGAACACAAGGAAGCCATTATTTCCCTGGTTGTCATCATCAGCAGGaatgtggctgtgctgctggaactTCCATTTTATCTGTTTATTGTACTTGAAGCGGACCCAGCTCTGGTCGGGGATGCGTGAGGATGCCAGCTGCTAAAAAGTGAGGAGCAGGACACTCATCTCAGGTCTCAGCTACTGTACAACCAGCACAGTTAAGAAATTCCAGACTTAAAGCACACAGACATATAAACACACAGCCTGATTTCTTAGAGAACATAAGAATTTGATTTCCAGTACCATaggaggagagcaggggtgATGGATGCTGTTATCCCACATATTTCTAAGGAAATCAATTCCCACTGCTTAACAGTCTACAGgtttatttctcttctgttaCAGATGCTGAATGATAAAAAGTAGGTTTCATACAAAAGGAATGGGTGATGATATAAACTGCAGAGGCTGACAGGCTGGAGGTTTGATATCTCCTTTTCTACAGTTCCTCCAAGGGCTGGACACATGGGGCAGAACAGGAGTTCAGCATCTCAGTAGTAAAATCCCCTGCATAGTAACTGTGCTATTACTTAAATTCCCCCAAAAGAGtaaagcacagcagaaaaactGCTTTAACCTGCACCTGAATAAAGCAATTCTTCTAAATTTCCCAAGAAATGATGGCACTGTTCTAGAGGAAAGGGAAGCTGTGAAGGTGTTTAGAAGTCAGGTGTCAGGTGTGAAACTTTTTTTCAGGTTGTATTTCTTACCATAAGCAAGATGCACACTCTAAGAAAAAGGTTAAGATGTTGTTGAGGTTATGGttactgaaataaattaaaagtacAAACAGCAGTAGTAGGCAAATGGTTTATCCACCTGTTTAGTGTCCTTTTCTTAGTATCTATTATTGCTTTAATAATTGTTATGCTTAATACAGCTGGCTTATGAGAttggaaagaaatgtaaacattCTGTTTGCCTTATAAAAACTTGGCATAATATTTGGTGGCATATTGTAGTCATGCAATACAAAACATACCTCAGCTGAATACTTTTTCTGTTCGAAAAAGCCACACTAAGGCATCCACATCCAGAGCTTTGACAGTAGCTGCACTCCTCTGGCTCTTTGGATTTAGGATGGAcagtcacagctctgctcctaaACCTACTGCCAAATCCTTTCATAGCCCCGGGTAAGGGAAAGAGAGCATTCCTAGGATAAACATGTTACAACTCAGTAATAGCCTTCtagctattaaaataaaaccagacttACATAAGTTAcataaaaacttaaaaaaaagtttagaaaGGTGGCAAACAGGGCTTACTGGACCATTTACAAATCAGAATAAACTCAGAGAAACTATATCATAAAGCAGTCCACACACTTCTTcaccaactaaaaaaaaatccaacagttttatttttgtttttctgctttttttatcAAAAAGGAACAAAGTTCCCAACAGCCCCTGGCTAATGTACTAAATGCAGAAGTTCCCCCAAATCTGCAGTTATGGTTACACCAGCTTTTGCTCCAACACCTCCCCAGTTAGATCCTGGTCCATAAATGATGCATAATGGTAATCTGGAACCCCACACAGCAAAGACACAACTCATAGCATCAAACATCCCTTCACAACTTCACATGACAAtaaaagttttttgtttgttttgtttttaattctgtttttggCTAAAACTTTTAACAGTTCCAGAAACATGGTATTTGGCCTTCTTGTTTACTGCTGAGCCCCAGAAATCCCCTCCTTGTTTCTTGATATCAAAAGAAAACCCTTCCAGAAGTAACTCTGATTCCTGTGCATTCACCAGCTGAAGGAGGAACCAGGACAACCTCTTGGAAAAAGAGCAGTGAAGCAGCTAAACTCAGTCTTAAAACAGCCGCTCAGCTTGGCTTAAAAccccttccagcagctgctaTTAAGCTGCCAAGCACTTAAGTCTGACCTAAATCCTCTCCTGCGACTGGGCAGAGACTTTTCCAATCACTTTTGCTTTATGGGATGTAAGGATGATGGAGATGCACTTTTAgggatgagggagctgggcacgATGATGGAGCTGAGATGTGTCCTGGGGTGATGCTGGTATCCCCATCTGTCTCTTGAGCCCAGAAATAAGTTCTGCACCTTTAGATCTGAGAGTGAAgcggaggagaagaaaaatctgctCTAAACCAGGACAGCATGCCAGGGATGATGATGGAGCTGGACCACTGGATGTATTCTTGAAGCAGTGGATGTGTAAAGGTTGTTCCTCTGCGTGGATGAATGGAACCATCAGGTGTGAAAGGGAGCCAGGAGCAGGTCAGTACGACACTGGAAGCGCACAGTTTCCTTCTGGCTCCCTTTGCAGGTGTGTGAATATCCCGTGGTGGTGCTATCGGTGAGCGTGTCCTGTGAGGCAGGGCAGCCCTAGGCGGCCAGGTCGAAGTCGTCACGCTCCTGATTGTAGTCGAGCACCTTCTGCCGCAGGCGCGACGCGTCCACCCAGGTGATGAAGTCCTCGACGGCGCGGGGCACGAGGAGCGCGGGGTCTGTCACCACCTCGGGCCCCACGCGGACGTGCCCCTGCTCCACGAAGGTGACGGCGTGGCGCAGGTTCTGCGCCATGCGCAGCTTCACCAGCAGGCACGGCAGGCGCCGGCGGCAGAAGGCGGCGGCCGAGAGGCTCTCGCAGACGGCCAGCGACTGCCGGCTGTTCACCAGCCCCAGCCCGtacagcttctccagcagcGCGGCTGCGCAGCGGGCGCGGAAGGCGGCGCTGGCCGGGCCCAGGTCGCGGAGGCGCCGCGCCAGGGCGCGCACGGCGCGGGCCAGCGCCTTGTACTGCACGTAGTCCTCCCGCCGGCCCACCCGGTACCGCCGCAGCGCCCGCACCTCCGCCAAGTTCCCGCCCGACACCTCCCAGTTCACCAGGTCCAGCCGCCGCAGCAGCTTCTGCTCGTGGTACTTCAGTTTCCGCACCATCTTCGCGGGACCGGGATCCGCCGCGCCTCAGAGGGACTTTTCCggggcggagcggccgcggccccgcggctTTTCCGGGGAGGAGCAGCCGTGACATCGCACTGGGAGCCCCGCCCCGGGCGGCGGGGTACCGGGAGAAGGATGGCTCCGTGTCTCCTTCCCCAAGGAGAAGGCGGCAGATAGAGCCCAGCCCGGGATGCGGCTGCTTTCCCCCGCGCTCTGCGCATCGCCGAGGCCAGCCCGGCGCGGAGGGGTCAGCCCAGGTACGGCCACACCGCCCTGTCACCCGCTCCGGCACGGACAGCCCGACCTTGTCTCGCCAGGGGCCGAGCTTGGGATTCGTCATTCCTTCTGGAAAAATGGCAGCGGCGTTGTGTTTCTCTGTGACATCCCACTCCCCCTGATGCACAGGCCGGTTTTTCTCGAGGAGCGGCAGAATCCTTCCTCTGTGCGGTTCGTAGCACCGCAGATCTCCCGAGTGCCGCCGCGGGCTCGCCATCCAAAGGTTTCATCCCACTTTTCTGTAAGTGCACGGCGCTGTCTGCTCCTTGGGATTCAGGATACAACAAGGAAAATCCCCAGTAGAACAGGTCAGGTTGACAATTCgggatttctttgtttctcacaAGCAGATTTCTGTATTGGCTCAATCTTGGTTTTCCTAATTCTGGATTTTCAGCGTGCTGGATTTGTTTCAGTGTGGGTGGTCTTGTCACAGAGGCCATGATGGTATCttgatttgcttttgttttttcccccagattcGTCGGTGAAGTCACCAGTAGAAATGTGGAGCACTAACAGCACTGAGAAGTTTTACAGGATCCCTGAAGGAAAGGGACCACACTCAGTTGGATGTACAGACCTGATGACAGAAAATGCAGTTGAGGTAAAGCTCTCGACTGTTTGGATTTAAGCCACAATGTTAGTGAAATAACCGGCTGCAGTTTTAAAGCAGAAGGTCTGGCCTGTGTGCTCCATGCTGACACTCACAGCTGAGCTTTCTATCCTCTCCATCCTGGTGTAGGATGTGTGCTGGGCATTTACCAGATGGATGTAACCTGCAAGCCTTTCCCATGGCCAATTCCTCCCTCTTCTAATGTCCTTGCCTTTCTGACTCTCCTACAAAAGATACTGCAAAGAAACTGTGTCATTCTGAGACCCACGGGGTTCTTCCCACCCACcccactgctgcctcctgtgctgggctcctgAGGAGACTCCACACACAGTCTCTGTGGCTGTTCTCATCACAAAGATCTCAACAGGATTTGGCAGGGTTTGGAGATGAGCCTATGTAGTGTTTCAGCTGCAGGGTAAGAGACGAGATGTCTATTGAGATTTTATCTCTCTGAAGATGAACAGGATGTCAATTTTGCAAGAGGTAAGCACAGTGAGAAGCCACAATAGTAAGACAGGGGCATTAACCAGACAAGTAATGAGCTTCATTGTGAGTTTTCTTCATTGTGAGTTTCATTTCAAATCCTCTTGCCTTTGAGAGAATACACCTGCATTTACACTGTGGTTTTACTCCACAGAGTAGCCAGATGGAGTGAAACTTGAGATCAGTTTGTAATGGTTCATATGTTTTCCTTTACTGAACTTATGCCATATCAGCACAGAGAAGTTatgagtttctctttgcagtcACCGCATGTGAGGTTTTTTACATAAGTATTATGAACAACTGCAGTTCTCTCAGGCATAAATAATGAACCTCTTCCCCTTTCTGGTAATCAGTTAGTCATTGGGGAGGTTCACTGGGACTGTTCTGAGATCAAGTTGATATCACTACCAATGTGGAGGAAAGTTCTTCCACAATGGTCTCTGTGTCAAAGGTTGATTTAAGTTTGATAAGTGAATAGAAACAAGCTTCATTAAACAAACTTTTGGTAAACGGATAAATTAGTGTTCAAGAAATCAGGCTTTATTTCAAAGCTCATGTTTATTTTGGCCATGATTGTAACTTGCAAAACCAAAAGTACAGCTGGAGCAAGACAGTGAATTTTAATGGAGTATTGCAAATTTCCTTGCAAACCAGGAATTAAGAATGCAAACTGCACACAGTTCATCTGCTGGGAAGTCTGCTTTGTAGCATTGGTACATTGCTGCTGTCTGTGAAGGAAAAAGACTGACAAGGGGATATGGAAGGTCCTCGTGAGTGTGGAAAGCTTGGGTGCTTTCCTGGGATACCTGGAGTGCAGACAGTAAGAGATTTGAACTGGTGGTGAGAAACAGAGGCAGATGAAACACAGGCCAACAAAGTTGTGTTTAGAAGGATGGACTACAAGACACTTGTGAACATCTTGATGAGGAAGAAGAGCAATTTATTGTTCTCCCTTGCTGTGCAGCTGCCCAAGGGCTTTGCTGACAACCTCTGCTCAGTTTAGGCAGGAACACTACAGCCACGTTAGAGAGCTTtattttctccagactgaatggctcagctctctcagcctgtcatgcttggagaggtgctccagctctcAGGTCATCTTCAGTCACCCCTTAAACTTCAGTCAGCCCTATGAAACTTACCAAAGCACATCATCAAACCATTCCCAGTGAAGAAGACGGAAGAAAAGATCCAGCAAGATGCTGGATTGAGCAAATAGGTACTGAGTGTTTGTAATAATTAACTTAATTAAATGAAGCATTTCTAATAAGCCTTAAGCTAACCTAGAGAAGGTGATGTGTATCTCCACCTGTGATGATGTCTATCTTATGTTACTTTAAATTCATTGTAGGCACAGGAAAATTGTGACATAGGATTGGGATCAAAGCCTGTATATGATAATAATTTTCTCATGAGATTCTCATCATTCTCTTGAACTGCATTCTTGCAACCAAAACCTTTTCTATAAATGTTTTAGTCTTCCATTTCCTCTTCCATATAGAAATAAATAccaatattcctttttttttttaaatttttcctaatcCTAGGGAAGCTTTTTGCGCCTGTATTATCCAGCATATGATGCCACAGATATCGAAGAGGCACGATGGATTCCGGACAAAGAATACTATCAGGGACTCTCTGACTTCCTTAATATGTATCGAGTTGTAGGAGAAAGGCTCTTCCATTACTATGTTGGTAAGACTCCTTctggttttattcctttattcttGTCACTGCCTCCGTGCTCCATGAGTAGGGTGTTactgctgcagggctgaaaAAGAGTTTTTAGTTAAAAAGTGTGGTTTTGTGGGATGGGTTTGTGTAGTGAGAGTGCTAAATGTGACCCCAACTCTCAGCAGTCCCTGACTGCTGTAGATAGAAGTGTGAAGTGTCTGGGCAGTTTGCTCTAGGTCAGCTGCACTTGTGTGTTGCAATTTAAATCCCACAAGGAAATGTGCAAATATACAAAAGTCAGAGAGATCCTAAGGTCTGAATATCAGCAAGACCTAGATGCCTGACTATGAAGATTTCAGAGATATGTAGACCTTGTGCCAGGCTGTGGATGGGAGAAGACAAGTATCTTCTGCCAAGTAGAACGTATTTTCAGAATCAGATCCATTtttgctttctattttaaagaTGAGTCTTGGCACCTTCTCTTTAGGTGATTGCTCTGATATTAGTGATCACTACATTCTTGGGATCTTTTCCACAGGAACAAATGCTTTCTCTCATTCCAGTAATAATGATGTACacttccatttttatttataatgatGTACACTTCCACTTTTATTTAGGTTCAGTGACCTGTCCTGCAAAGtcaaatgctgcttttaagCCAGGAGAAAAATACCCACTTCTTGTTTTTTCGCATGGACTTGGAGCTTTTCGGTAATTTTGCAGTTTGTTGATAAACTGGTTTTGTTGTCTGTGAAGACAGCAGTCTCCAAGGGTGGTTCTGAACAGATTTCAGTAGGGAGGTGAGATCCTTGTGGAGCTGAAACAGATTTGAAGAACAGGCTGCCATATGTCATTATGCCCCCACTGAAACAACAGCAGGGCTGGTGTATGGTTGGTCACAGAATAATAGAAcagcctgggttggaaggggcctttaaagatcatcactgctgtgggcagggacagcttcccctagaccaggttgctcagagctccatttGTGTTTTACCTTTGTTAtgagggaggggaagatatTTACCAGCCCATAAGGATGTTGTGAAAATTAGCTGGTTAATTTTTGGACAGCTCTTTGAAGATGCAAAGTGCTGTATGTGCTACTTATTAAAAATCAGTGGCATCTTCCTTTCTGAACAGACAGTAAAGCAGTACCAAGGTTTTGTGAACAGGCTGTGGTGCCTGGCATACGAAATCTTGCTTTGCTGGGTAGCAAAttcaaagagaagaaatattgaGTGGAGACTAGTGTATACCTAGTGTGGTCAGCATTTAAAGAGCAATGGAACTAAAAGAATGACATCTCACCAGAGTGTGGTTTTTATTGCAGGACAATCTATTCTGCTATTTGCATAGAGATGGCTTCTCAGGGCTTTATAGTGGCTGCTGTGGAGCACAGGTGAGTGTGCTGTGCATTTTGGAGTTCTGATGGAAAGCAACTTTCTCACATTGAACAGAATGTTATTTATTCTAAAGAagaatttctggatttttttaaaaaagaaaaactaacaTGTCTTTTTCAGCCCTGCCCACACTGCCCATAGCTCAACTCTTCTCCAAACAAAGGGACTTTTGTTTAGATGAGCCTGAGAATGAAAAGTCTTGGGGTAGATATCATTTGTCATTTTTCAGATATGCTATTTGTTTCACTCTTTTTGTTAGAATATAAAGTAGGTGAAGAATATAGAGGAGGTGGGAGTTTTGGTGGGGTTATTGTATTATTTAGAAAGTCTGTGTACACTTGGGTTGCAATTGCAACAGCACTGGTTGATAGCTGAATCTCTTCAGATGAGTGAAACTGGAAACTTTTGTTGACTTCATCTCAAACCAAATGGAATGCACACCCAGAAATAACCTCTTGTTATCACAGAGATGAATCTGCTTCAGCCACATATTATTGTAAAAGAAGGTCCGTTTCTGAGTCTCAGGAAGAGTCTCCGCCTAACATGGAGAAGGAGTGGATCTACTACAGGAAACTGAAAACTGGCGAGGAGGAGCGTTGCTTGCGGCATAAGCAggtgcctgggctggctctgggctctgggaagtgtggcaggagggctgtgtttggggctAGCAGAGTCTCCCTTTGGCCAGGGGAGCAGTCTTCTGCCATGGCTTGGGGAGATACAGAAATTGATTGAGTCCTGCACCCCTGAAGGTGAAACAGCCAACAATAGCTTTCTTCAGAGCACAAGCTGCTCCCTCAACAAAGCTTTTTCCTGAAGTTGCACTCTTGAGCTGAGTCATCTGTTTCTCTTCTGGTTCCACTCAactttctgttttttctctgtctcttacacttttgctgcccagcccagcctaaGAGTGACACAGAGTTGAGCTCAAGTGTTTGTGTGGCCTTAGGCTTGCATTAGCTTTCGTTTACTGTTCCATGGAATGATGAATCATGGCTGCTCTGAGTGGGATGTTTGTTTTATAGTCCTTACCACACTTGAAGGTGTTTTTAACAATGTAAACAGCGCAGACTTCCAATTTATTATAAGCAGTATCCAAGCTGTATGTAATGTGGCCATTCTGACAAGCTCTTCCAAGCATACACTTGACCTTTAAAATATGGGAGTGGTTTTTCCAGCTAATGAAAACTTAGCCAGGGAGGTGCTTCTCTTTATCTCCCTGGGCCATACAGACAATAGTACAAGAGTCATTTCCTGGATGAGTACAATGTCCTACCCATGAGTGTGAATGTGTAATGTCTGAGCTTGGAAATAGCCTTCAGAAGCTGTTGTCTGCAAATTTCACAAGTAGAGAAGTCAGGAGATTGGGATTGATTTGAAATTCAGTGATACACAGACATCTTGTTGGCTGCCTACACACTGTGGTTCTTAAGATCACAACTATTCCTTGGTTCTTCTTGAAGCTTTTCTTTTACTGACATAACAGTTGAAAACTGTTCTCATGGAACaatgaaaatctttttttgCAACAGCTTCACTACAGTTTTCAAGGATGAGTATATATAAAACATGGGATGGGCTTCACTTTTTCTTAGTATGGTTTATCCAATGTAAAGACAGTTTCAAGGCTATTGTGTGATGGGGCAGTGATAGAATGATATTTGCTTATCCAGCCTGAGAAGCATCAATGAGTCAGCCTTCCTTGGAGTTTTGCAACTTAAGCCTTTGTACATCCCAACAACTCCTTTTCTTaggcagtgacaggacagagTTGATGGCCTTTGGTGCATGTTACAGGGATGAATGCCTCTGTGTGTAGAGGATCTACACGAGAGCTTCAGCTCTTTACACCACCAGAAACTAATTTTGTTGTTTGTCAGATGGCTCCATTCTGCAGTTCAGAATAGTGGGGGAAAACTATCAGAGTAAGTCTTGTGCTCAACTCGAGCCTGGCAGTTGTCTGATGATTTCTTTCACTGCTCTACCCCACCCTCTCTTTCTCCCTAGGTGCAGCAAAGAGCACAGGAGTGTATCAAAGCTCTCAATCTCATTCTTAAAATCAATTCAGGAGAGGAAGTAACGAATGTATTACATTCAGACTTTGACTGGAACAGCCTAAAGGTGAGTGGA
This window contains:
- the PLA2G7 gene encoding platelet-activating factor acetylhydrolase isoform X1, translating into MRLLSPALCASPRPARRGGVSPGTATPPCHPLRHGQPDLVSPGAELGIRHSFWKNGSGVVFLCDIPLPLMHRPVFLEERQNPSSVRFVAPQISRVPPRARHPKVSSHFSVSARRCLLLGIQDTTRKIPSRTDSSVKSPVEMWSTNSTEKFYRIPEGKGPHSVGCTDLMTENAVEGSFLRLYYPAYDATDIEEARWIPDKEYYQGLSDFLNMYRVVGERLFHYYVGSVTCPAKSNAAFKPGEKYPLLVFSHGLGAFRTIYSAICIEMASQGFIVAAVEHRDESASATYYCKRRSVSESQEESPPNMEKEWIYYRKLKTGEEERCLRHKQVQQRAQECIKALNLILKINSGEEVTNVLHSDFDWNSLKDSVDTSRIAVMGHSFGGATVIESLSKEIRFRCGIALDVWMLPVGDDIYQNSVQQPLLFINSEKFQWAENILKIKKLISNDTNKKMITIKGSVHQSFPDFTFVSGGIIARFFKLKGEIDPNEAIDISNHASLAFLQKHLSLKKDFDQWDSLVDGIGPNVIPGTNIDTSPAEPE
- the PLA2G7 gene encoding platelet-activating factor acetylhydrolase isoform X3, which codes for MWSTNSTEKFYRIPEGKGPHSVGCTDLMTENAVEGSFLRLYYPAYDATDIEEARWIPDKEYYQGLSDFLNMYRVVGERLFHYYVGSVTCPAKSNAAFKPGEKYPLLVFSHGLGAFRTIYSAICIEMASQGFIVAAVEHRDESASATYYCKRRSVSESQEESPPNMEKEWIYYRKLKTGEEERCLRHKQVQQRAQECIKALNLILKINSGEEVTNVLHSDFDWNSLKDSVDTSRIAVMGHSFGGATVIESLSKEIRFRCGIALDVWMLPVGDDIYQNSVQQPLLFINSEKFQWAENILKIKKLISNDTNKKMITIKGSVHQSFPDFTFVSGGIIARFFKLKGEIDPNEAIDISNHASLAFLQKHLSLKKDFDQWDSLVDGIGPNVIPGTNIDTSPAEPE
- the IMP3 gene encoding U3 small nucleolar ribonucleoprotein protein IMP3; protein product: MVRKLKYHEQKLLRRLDLVNWEVSGGNLAEVRALRRYRVGRREDYVQYKALARAVRALARRLRDLGPASAAFRARCAAALLEKLYGLGLVNSRQSLAVCESLSAAAFCRRRLPCLLVKLRMAQNLRHAVTFVEQGHVRVGPEVVTDPALLVPRAVEDFITWVDASRLRQKVLDYNQERDDFDLAA